The genomic stretch TGTGGACTATTACTTGTACATGCGACGTAGTGCCAACCAGGATAAATGTAGATCTATTCGGTCAGTCATACAGAGAAAAGTTTTATAGGCTTAGGAAACAATGTTATCTTGTTCCTCCCTAGCATAAATGCTCCTATAAATGGATCCTCCATATGCGTATAGTTTGTCAAACTTTTTCTAGGAGCATTGATATAGTCAGTCAGCTAATTCAATTCTTCTACTGCTAATTGAGTTGTGTTGCCTTAAACAGAGCATGATATAGATTTCAGCATCACAAAACAATTTGCAGCTTATACGATTTTTTTGTTGTATCTGTAATGTCTTCTTTGCGACGATTGTATCTGTAATATTAGTGAGTTGAACCACAGTAATACATCGATTTAACTCTTATCAGTATTATAGTTTCATCACATTCCAATGGGCCGTTGGAGTAAAAAAAGTTGCCTATGTCAAAACCCTAGCCTGTGTAATTTCTGCACCGAAAATGCAGTTGAGCAATACTTGAGATTGCCATTGTTTCCCTTATTGTTTCACTTTATATCCTCATTAAAGCTAGCTATTCACATTATTTAAGCATGGTTGCTGGTTTTTTTTGTTGCTTAATACTCCATGCAACCAGGCTTCTCGTAGATTGCAATTTATGACCGATAATAGATTGCTTAGGGTCTTCTTGTAGTCATGGTGATTAGAATTGCATGCACTTcgttccaaagaaaaaaaaaaagaattgcatGCACTTCCTTACTGAAGATTTAATACAAAACTGAAATTTCCTAGTCCACCTAAGAAAATATATAGTGCATCTCCAAAGTTTCATCATCTTATCTACGTGCTCAGAAGCATTACCATCTACTCTGCTATCGTTCACACTCAAGGATATGTTCATTGAATCATACACCCAAGCTAGTCAATTCCTGCAAATTATGCATGATATCAAGAGTCAAGTGGTGTTCAAAAGCAAAAAATAATGATGTTATAATCAATGTTCTGACTACCTATCTATAAAGAGTTGATAAGAACATTCTACATTCTCCCTCCAATGTTGGGGAGCGCATTGACACATAGCAATGGCTGAAGAGCAGACATGTTGGTTTGCTGCATGTGAGCATGGAGACGGCCTTGGTACATGTGTTGGTCATCAGAAGCTCTAGCAAATTCTACACTACGTTGTAGTCTTGGATCAATATACAATAGTTTTGCAAGGCCCTTTTCAAGCATCCCCTTCTCTATCTCAACGAAGACAAATCTGAAATATGATCCAGAGAAAACAATATAATCATTAAAGACAAGTGGGTCTGTAACAGCTACTGCACCATAAATCCATGTTGTGTGCTTGTTAGAAGAAAGGATAAATGGGTTAATGTAGAAGAACAATGGTTGAGTGGTTACTTTGATTCAGGAAAACAGTCATCTTCTTTTGAGTTGTCCACTTTCCAGCGAGTAAACTTTCCAGGAAGTGGCTTATCAGTGGAGAAATATTGGAGTGAAGATCTTGCCTGCATGATTGACTCATTCAGTTCTTATATTGACACTAAAGAGGATCAATATTAATTTTCTCAGGGAATAAAAATCCACACCTCTATTCTCAAGGTATCAAATCTTATATCGTCAAAACAGACAAGGAGAGATGTGATGTCGGAAAAGGGGATATCAACCCTTCTAATCAGCTTTTCATAGCACAACTTGCACACGACTAGCTGTGTTACGTAGCAGAAAGAAGCGAGTATGTTGCAATCACCCTTACGAATGAACTACATGCATAGGTTCAGAGGCATGAAAGAGCATATTATTACACTGATCTTGAAAAGAATTAAGCTCATAACAGGAAAAATTCTGAACACATATACCTTCTTGTTGCCGATTGTAAGTGTCAGCAGAGGCAGCTCTGTCGAAACTCTCTTGCAATTCTTAGTACTTGTAAGCTGATTCTGTGCAGCTGTGAGCTCCTCATATTTGATCCTATCATTATATTCGCTTTGAAAAAAAGCATTCCTGTCCCGAGCCAGCATGAGCCTAATGCACGTCAGAAAGGAGCCGCTTATTTCGAGATTAAGACATTGAGTTGGCTGGCGATCTGTCTTATCATCTTCATTGTCCTCTCCCTACATATCAAAATTACAAATCTTAATCGAGGAGGAGAAACCAGACTAGTCCCACAaaattcgttcaaaaaaaataaaacgggAACAGGCACAATAAATTTAAGGAAGCCATAAGGGCAAAGAACCTGATCTACTTGCATGTAATAGGCACCACTGCCCAGCTGCTCAGAGATTCTCATTGTGAGCCTAGCAGAATCCAAATCTTCTCAAGTCAGATATCTCTGAAACAAACTGGATGGTAACCAAATAAGCATATGTAAAACTGAAAGAAGTTATACAGAGCATGATCATAGCTTGttacacccggttttaaaagcAAAACCAGATGATAAATTACATGTgcgtcaggatcaagtttcacacatgcaaCGACTTCAGTAAATACTATAAACAGTGCCAAAGCGTAAATAGAGTATTAAAAGCAAAACCAGATGATAAATTACATGTGCGCtgggatcaagtttcacacatacaacgacttcagtaaataccatAAACAATACCAAAGCGTAAATagagtattaaatttattacatAACTGAAAGTCTTTAAATTGAATAGCAAAATGAGTCTTTATTCTAGCAGCAGAACTCTAACGAtaacgacgactccacaggcagttgaCTGGCGGCACACGTATGCTTAGAATTCTTCAAAATCTTCAGGAATCTTCTCAAAGTAGTCTTGGTCTAAGCAACtgttttagcaagggtgagtacacttatggttggtactcaacaagcgTGGGGAATGTGTAATGTAAAGCTATGTAAGGATAGGCTATGGTTTAACAGCATGTcaacattttaattggttggtcaagttttattagcaattactaagtAAAATtttataccacccacattaagcatgaacataaataaataaaatagcaataaataacataaataacggcaatttaattcaacttcTGATAGATTATCATGTGAGgttccaggccgctcttaaccgtgagcacggctgatcaatcagttttagacactctgcagaggttgtaccactttcaccacaagtcatGTCTCCCATGTCGCCCGGGTTTGTAAGGCCCTTAAACACTTACAAGGTGAGTAGCTAGGGTgcactacgaggcctttacaaagatccCCTAGCAAGGATAGCTCgataaggtttcatgatcagagAAATGCATAAACCTCCCTTAAGACTGCAAAGCTACCATAAAGCAGATCAACTTGAGGGTCGGGTTATACACTGTCACTGTCTCCCCTTCTTGCCCTTTTGGTAAAGCTACAACATACTAGcatttctaattaattagccaagccagagccatatagtcttatggttgcactgtttttctgggtggttctccatgttccaattaagcatggtgatcttgtattaatgaaaggtatagcataaataaaacaagtttaatcattgagttcattaataccaccatatGTAATTAGAGAAACTAAGCAACAACTACCCAACATAAGTGAACCCAGGTTGATCAAGGCACAAGGATAAAACTAGGCACAACTTAGATAGGACCCATCATATTTATAAGCATAAAGTGCATAACATGTGTATATTGAACATAAAAGTAACTGTTGCATATGTTCAAATTGTGATCAAGGACACCACTTGCCTTCCTAAACTAGTTCTTGCTGCTCAAAGTTTTCAAAGGCTTAGTCTTCGAATTCCTTGAACTGCGATCCTTCTATGCGCATCAATcaagtacatacaagcaaacaaaacgctaaaataagaaaacaatacaccaaacagTAGAAATAGAGCAAAACAAGATCATAAAACCATTCTATGCATTAACACGAACTCATAGACGCAAGAATCGCttaaaacggagctaaaacgctAAAGATACGAGCTAAACAAGGTATAGGGGTTTATCTGTGAGAA from Setaria italica strain Yugu1 chromosome II, Setaria_italica_v2.0, whole genome shotgun sequence encodes the following:
- the LOC101784109 gene encoding uncharacterized protein LOC101784109; amino-acid sequence: MRISEQLGSGAYYMQVDQGEDNEDDKTDRQPTQCLNLEISGSFLTCIRLMLARDRNAFFQSEYNDRIKYEELTAAQNQLTSTKNCKRVSTELPLLTLTIGNKKFIRKGDCNILASFCYVTQLVVCKLCYEKLIRRVDIPFSDITSLLVCFDDIRFDTLRIEARSSLQYFSTDKPLPGKFTRWKVDNSKEDDCFPESKFVFVEIEKGMLEKGLAKLLYIDPRLQRSVEFARASDDQHMYQGRLHAHMQQTNMSALQPLLCVNALPNIGGRM